In a single window of the Acidobacteriota bacterium genome:
- a CDS encoding ABC transporter ATP-binding protein produces MLEIKNIRKTFGDTVANDNVSITVHKGTIHAIVGENGAGKSTAMKIVYGFYTADSGEIFLDGQRVIIRNPHDAIALGIGMVHQHFMLVDTMTVAENIILGAETGTTASLDLEKANVDIKKLSDELKLEIDPRAVIEDLSVGQQQRVELLKALYRNADLLILDEPTAVLSPQEVEEFFGILRRMKDQGKTIVIITHKLDEVLAISDEVTVMRDGKTVGNVKTSETNAKELARMIVGRDVLLRVEKTDAVPAADVLTVSGLDVRGKFGLAVKNVSFSVRAGEIVGVAGIEGNGQTELVEALAGLTRPASGTISLNGKDVTRASARELKELGVAHIPEDRHRRGLLLNSDLAENAILGVHYRPPMASAAGVINTAAVEKRVGGIIDNFDVRPPDPTLAARSLSGGNQQKLIIGREFELNPKLLLVSQPTRGVDIGAIEFIHRKLIELRDSGAAVLLVSAELEEVTALADRLLVIREGEIVGEVDPKVTSAEEIGLMMTGG; encoded by the coding sequence ATGCTGGAAATCAAGAATATCAGAAAGACTTTCGGCGACACGGTTGCTAATGACAATGTGTCGATAACGGTGCACAAAGGCACTATCCACGCCATTGTGGGCGAGAACGGTGCCGGCAAATCTACCGCGATGAAGATCGTGTATGGTTTTTACACGGCGGATTCGGGCGAGATATTTTTGGACGGGCAGCGAGTGATCATCCGCAATCCGCACGACGCCATCGCTCTAGGTATCGGCATGGTGCATCAGCATTTTATGCTCGTCGATACTATGACGGTCGCTGAGAACATCATTCTCGGCGCCGAGACCGGCACCACCGCAAGTCTCGATCTTGAAAAAGCCAACGTAGATATCAAGAAGCTCTCCGACGAACTGAAGCTCGAGATCGATCCTCGAGCTGTGATCGAGGACCTTTCGGTCGGCCAGCAGCAGCGTGTTGAATTGCTGAAAGCTCTCTACCGCAATGCTGACCTGCTCATTCTTGACGAGCCTACGGCTGTACTTTCACCGCAGGAGGTCGAAGAGTTTTTCGGCATACTTCGCCGAATGAAAGATCAGGGCAAGACCATCGTCATCATCACGCACAAGCTGGACGAAGTATTGGCTATATCGGACGAAGTAACCGTGATGCGCGATGGAAAAACGGTAGGCAATGTGAAGACGAGCGAGACGAACGCCAAAGAACTCGCACGAATGATCGTCGGGCGTGATGTCCTGCTTCGCGTCGAGAAAACCGATGCAGTTCCGGCGGCTGATGTATTAACGGTGAGCGGGCTGGATGTGAGAGGGAAGTTTGGCCTTGCGGTCAAGAATGTGTCGTTCTCGGTTCGTGCCGGAGAGATCGTCGGCGTTGCCGGGATCGAAGGCAACGGCCAAACGGAACTCGTCGAGGCCCTTGCGGGTTTGACGCGTCCCGCGTCGGGCACGATCTCGCTGAACGGCAAGGACGTAACACGAGCATCCGCACGCGAACTGAAAGAACTCGGCGTCGCCCATATTCCTGAGGACCGGCATCGCCGCGGCCTGCTGCTCAATTCCGATCTGGCAGAAAATGCCATTCTAGGCGTTCATTACCGCCCGCCGATGGCGTCGGCAGCCGGCGTTATAAATACTGCAGCGGTTGAAAAACGCGTCGGCGGGATAATTGATAATTTTGACGTTCGTCCGCCGGATCCAACACTTGCTGCGAGATCGCTCTCAGGCGGCAATCAGCAAAAGCTGATCATCGGTAGGGAATTTGAACTAAACCCAAAACTCCTTCTTGTTTCCCAGCCGACACGCGGCGTCGATATCGGCGCTATCGAATTCATACATCGAAAGCTCATTGAACTTCGCGACAGCGGTGCGGCTGTTTTGCTTGTATCTGCTGAGTTGGAAGAGGTGACTGCCCTCGCCGACCGGCTGCTCGTTATCCGCGAAGGCGAGATCGTCGGTGAGGTCGACCCGAAAGTAACATCCGCCGAAGAGATCGGCCTGATGATGACCGGCGGTTAG
- a CDS encoding pyridoxal phosphate-dependent aminotransferase, with protein MTFPVSKHVAAMKGSSTLIAAQMAAEMRASGVDVIDLSVGEPDFDTPDFIKAYASEGLAKGLTKYTATAGLAEFRNAIVDFYTARFGSQLSQTEIAAACGGKQALFNAACTLLDPGDEVLIPKPYWVTFPEITAFCEAKSVFIETEETGFVLTAEQVRNSISARTKLLIINSPNNPSGRVIPPGEMKKILEVCAESGVYVLTDECYLFFAYPPAEPFSLACLPPELRNFVCVAGSFSKTYAMTGWRIGYTIANEEWTKAMVKLQSHSATHPTSFVQYACAKALQNSDATIAAVNAMTSEYESRRNWFVPALNGVRGFKCPMPEGAFYAFVDVRELLSDRFADSSAVAEALLKEAHIVVTDGAGFGADGWLRFSYATSMENLHRAVAAMKSIFGEN; from the coding sequence ATGACCTTCCCGGTTTCCAAACACGTCGCCGCAATGAAGGGCTCGTCCACGCTTATCGCCGCACAGATGGCGGCTGAGATGCGTGCAAGTGGTGTTGACGTTATCGATCTGTCGGTCGGCGAACCGGACTTTGATACGCCGGATTTTATAAAGGCCTATGCATCTGAGGGCCTTGCAAAAGGATTAACGAAATACACCGCGACCGCGGGGCTTGCTGAGTTCAGGAATGCGATCGTTGATTTCTATACGGCAAGATTCGGCTCGCAATTGAGCCAAACCGAGATCGCCGCGGCGTGCGGAGGCAAACAGGCTCTTTTCAACGCGGCGTGCACGCTGCTCGATCCGGGCGACGAGGTTCTGATCCCGAAACCATATTGGGTCACTTTTCCTGAGATCACCGCATTCTGCGAAGCAAAAAGCGTTTTTATTGAAACAGAGGAAACCGGATTTGTTCTGACCGCCGAACAGGTACGGAATTCTATCTCCGCACGGACCAAGCTGCTGATCATCAACTCGCCGAATAACCCTTCGGGCCGCGTCATACCGCCGGGCGAAATGAAAAAGATCCTCGAGGTCTGCGCCGAAAGCGGCGTTTATGTGCTGACGGATGAATGTTATCTATTCTTCGCGTATCCGCCGGCGGAACCATTCTCGCTCGCATGCCTTCCGCCGGAATTGCGAAATTTCGTCTGCGTCGCAGGGAGTTTTTCAAAAACGTACGCGATGACCGGTTGGCGCATCGGCTACACCATCGCCAATGAAGAATGGACGAAAGCGATGGTCAAATTGCAGAGCCACTCTGCAACGCACCCGACGTCGTTCGTCCAATACGCATGTGCCAAAGCTCTGCAGAACTCAGACGCGACCATCGCCGCCGTCAACGCTATGACGAGCGAATATGAAAGCCGCCGCAACTGGTTCGTTCCCGCACTTAACGGCGTTCGCGGCTTCAAATGCCCGATGCCTGAAGGCGCGTTCTATGCTTTCGTAGATGTCCGTGAATTGCTCAGTGATAGATTTGCAGATTCCTCGGCAGTCGCCGAAGCATTGCTGAAAGAGGCTCATATCGTCGTTACCGACGGAGCAGGTTTCGGAGCGGACGGCTGGCTGCGGTTCTCGTATGCTACGTCGATGGAGAATCTCCACCGTGCTGTCGCAGCGATGAAGAGCATCTTCGGCGAAAACTAA
- the coaD gene encoding pantetheine-phosphate adenylyltransferase, protein MRRAIFPGSFDPLTNGHLDIIRRSAPLFDEMIVAVLNNPEKKPMFTVEERCEMIREVLPTVNTAGCTMLVESFSGLTAEFAKSRNATAIVRGIRAVADYEYELRMALMNRRLEPTIETVFLMAGEEFSYVSSTLMKQVFELGGRVDGLIPELVESRMRSKSNGR, encoded by the coding sequence ATGCGTCGCGCGATATTCCCAGGCTCATTTGACCCGCTGACGAACGGACATTTGGACATCATCCGCCGTTCGGCACCGCTTTTTGATGAGATGATCGTCGCCGTGCTGAATAATCCGGAAAAGAAGCCGATGTTCACCGTCGAAGAGCGATGCGAAATGATCCGCGAAGTGCTGCCGACGGTAAATACAGCGGGCTGCACGATGTTGGTCGAAAGTTTTTCAGGACTGACCGCGGAATTTGCAAAGAGCAGAAATGCGACGGCGATAGTACGCGGTATTCGTGCCGTTGCCGACTACGAATACGAACTCCGAATGGCCCTGATGAACCGCCGTTTGGAACCGACCATCGAAACGGTCTTCCTTATGGCCGGCGAAGAATTCAGCTACGTCTCATCGACGCTGATGAAGCAGGTATTCGAACTCGGCGGCCGCGTCGACGGACTGATCCCGGAACTCGTTGAATCCAGAATGAGATCGAAATCAAACGGACGATGA
- a CDS encoding HAD-IB family hydrolase, which produces MNKNGQAAAFYDLEGTLVSTNLVHTLAFYSTRQQGLWQTAKASVSTLAKLPFFGVTDLYSRNVFNEVFFRSYEGWSQDRLRYFSEELFEDVLKPAVFPGTYDLIAQGKKIGQRQVVLTGALDFTIDKLMQHLGIDDYVANRLEFVNGYATGRVLPPVMASATKAKWIREYAEKNNINLSESYAYSDSISDLPMLSIVGHPVAVCPDFRLKQTARQHDWAVLDLK; this is translated from the coding sequence ATGAACAAAAACGGACAAGCCGCGGCATTTTACGATCTCGAGGGTACGCTGGTCAGCACGAACCTCGTCCACACGCTGGCGTTTTATTCGACGCGGCAGCAGGGGCTTTGGCAGACGGCGAAAGCGAGCGTCAGCACGCTGGCAAAGCTGCCGTTCTTCGGCGTGACCGACCTTTATTCGCGAAACGTCTTTAACGAAGTGTTTTTCCGCAGTTACGAAGGCTGGTCGCAGGACCGGCTGCGTTATTTCTCGGAGGAGCTTTTTGAGGATGTGCTTAAGCCTGCTGTGTTTCCGGGTACGTATGACCTCATTGCTCAAGGCAAAAAGATCGGCCAGCGACAGGTCGTGCTGACGGGAGCTCTCGATTTCACCATCGACAAATTGATGCAGCATCTCGGCATCGATGATTACGTCGCGAATCGGCTCGAATTCGTCAACGGCTACGCGACCGGCCGCGTCCTGCCGCCCGTTATGGCGTCCGCCACAAAGGCAAAATGGATACGCGAATATGCCGAGAAGAACAACATCAACCTGAGCGAATCATACGCCTATTCGGACAGCATTTCCGACCTGCCGATGTTATCGATCGTCGGGCATCCGGTCGCCGTCTGCCCCGACTTTAGATTGAAGCAGACAGCGAGACAGCACGATTGGGCGGTATTGGACCTTAAATAG
- a CDS encoding DUF2088 domain-containing protein: protein MALQLRRKTHESIVYIDKDSAPRIMPFGEDFILEDIPVGTRVIYPNPPIKGLPNREAAIRYAVNHPIDMEPLYALLEPGMRVTIAMDDISLPLPPMATPDLRQTMLEVVLDMCGANGVDDVHLIIANSLHRKMTEWEMKRMVGQKIHDEFYPDRYYNHDAEDDDNLVTIGHTRHNEPLRVNKRAIESDVLIYLNINLVPMDGGHKSVAVGLCDYKSLRAHHEPQTIRDSHSYMDPPASELNHKVVRLGKLVDENCKVFHIETALNNRMFPEGYDILTRNEDEFSFMDRMKWEAMARTFSPLPRSARRKMLHAIPAAYELIGCYAGRTEPVHDKILELNYRQYEIPVKGQCDIMITGIPDISPYNVYSALNPLLVQVMALGYHFNMYRNKPLLRKGGVMVITHPCFDEFDHNFHPSYIEFFHRLLPESRDAFYLREKYEREFATNPAYVEMYRRGNAYHGAHPFFMWYWGENGRQHVGKVIVAGAENAHVPEMLGWERADNLTEAIAMARSYMGRNAEITMLHQPVIGLCNVTD from the coding sequence ATGGCATTGCAATTACGACGCAAAACGCACGAATCCATCGTGTACATTGACAAGGACTCGGCGCCGCGGATCATGCCGTTTGGCGAGGATTTTATCCTTGAGGACATACCGGTCGGGACGCGGGTCATTTATCCGAATCCGCCGATCAAGGGCTTGCCGAACCGCGAGGCGGCGATCCGTTACGCGGTGAACCACCCGATCGATATGGAGCCGCTTTACGCGCTGCTCGAGCCGGGAATGCGGGTAACGATAGCGATGGACGACATTTCGCTGCCGCTGCCGCCGATGGCGACGCCCGACCTGCGGCAGACGATGCTCGAGGTCGTACTCGATATGTGCGGTGCGAACGGCGTCGATGACGTGCATCTGATCATCGCGAATTCGCTCCACCGAAAGATGACCGAGTGGGAAATGAAGCGGATGGTAGGACAGAAGATACACGATGAATTTTATCCTGACCGCTACTACAACCACGACGCAGAGGATGACGACAATCTCGTCACTATCGGCCACACGCGGCACAACGAACCGCTGCGGGTGAACAAACGCGCTATCGAGAGCGATGTATTGATCTATCTAAACATCAATCTGGTGCCGATGGACGGCGGGCATAAGTCGGTGGCGGTCGGCCTTTGCGATTATAAATCGCTTCGAGCTCATCACGAACCGCAGACCATCCGCGATTCACATTCTTATATGGACCCGCCGGCCTCGGAGCTGAACCACAAGGTTGTAAGGCTCGGCAAATTGGTGGATGAAAACTGCAAGGTGTTTCACATCGAAACCGCGCTCAACAATCGGATGTTCCCCGAAGGCTACGACATCCTGACGCGGAACGAAGATGAGTTCTCGTTCATGGACCGGATGAAATGGGAGGCGATGGCCCGGACATTTTCGCCGCTGCCGCGATCGGCTCGGCGAAAAATGCTCCACGCGATACCGGCGGCGTATGAGCTGATCGGCTGCTACGCGGGGCGGACCGAACCGGTGCACGACAAGATACTCGAACTCAACTATCGGCAATATGAAATACCGGTAAAGGGCCAGTGCGACATCATGATCACGGGCATCCCGGACATCTCGCCCTATAACGTCTATTCGGCACTCAATCCGCTGCTTGTGCAGGTGATGGCGCTTGGCTATCACTTCAATATGTACCGCAACAAGCCGCTGCTGAGAAAAGGCGGCGTGATGGTGATAACGCATCCGTGCTTTGACGAATTTGACCACAATTTCCACCCGTCGTATATCGAGTTTTTCCATCGGCTGCTGCCCGAATCGCGCGACGCGTTTTACCTTCGCGAGAAATACGAACGCGAATTTGCGACCAATCCGGCATACGTCGAGATGTATCGCCGCGGCAATGCTTACCATGGTGCTCATCCTTTCTTTATGTGGTACTGGGGCGAAAACGGCCGCCAGCACGTCGGCAAGGTGATAGTCGCCGGAGCCGAAAACGCCCACGTGCCGGAAATGCTCGGCTGGGAACGCGCGGATAATTTGACCGAAGCGATCGCAATGGCCCGCTCGTATATGGGCCGAAACGCCGAGATAACGATGCTTCATCAACCGGTGATCGGGTTATGTAACGTGACGGACTAG
- a CDS encoding DUF389 domain-containing protein, whose translation MSSISSTNRSLIRLFGLWRGTDVEGTIDEIKEGVRLRGANVWMLVCSAILASIGLDVNSVAVIIGAMLISPLMSPILGVGLSIAIFDRRLLRNSLKNLSIAVLLGLATSAIYFWISPFSQLTPELNARTMPTLLDVGVAFFGGVAGIVAGSRRNKTNAIPGVAIATALMPPLCTTGFGIANLNSPVFFGAFYLFFINAVFISLATYLVSMLLRFPRVETPDGQTDAQVKRFVVGFVVLTMIPSAFIFAKVIQDVRIRKSVERFIDTECRTDERQVLQWALDETDGSKFLKVYIVGRKVEDSERQRLQQVLNTYPPGDLTFRPVQLNVSPDEFKRLNLDVETNLAESMKLLQARVDDQDATITELLGDLHSMSMISDPRRRFLEDTKQLFPDLVSIDWKAPEAEGEVPAAPTTLEVTFRPELEKPARPGLINRIRERARVLLGDRTISVVETVPVTEGEEPAPSPNQ comes from the coding sequence ATGAGTTCAATTTCGAGCACAAATAGGTCGTTGATACGTTTGTTCGGCCTCTGGCGTGGGACCGACGTTGAAGGGACGATCGACGAGATCAAAGAGGGGGTTCGGCTTCGCGGGGCGAACGTCTGGATGCTCGTCTGCTCGGCGATCCTGGCCTCGATCGGGCTCGATGTGAATTCAGTTGCAGTCATCATCGGGGCGATGCTTATTTCGCCCCTGATGTCACCTATTCTCGGGGTCGGCCTTTCCATAGCGATCTTTGACCGGCGGCTGCTTCGAAATTCGCTGAAGAATCTCTCGATCGCGGTCTTATTGGGGCTTGCGACCAGTGCTATCTACTTTTGGATCTCACCCTTCAGCCAGCTGACGCCTGAACTGAATGCGAGGACAATGCCGACTCTTCTCGATGTCGGTGTCGCGTTTTTCGGCGGGGTTGCCGGTATCGTCGCGGGTTCGAGGCGAAACAAGACGAATGCGATCCCGGGCGTTGCGATCGCGACCGCGTTGATGCCGCCGCTTTGTACAACTGGATTTGGAATTGCCAACCTGAACTCGCCCGTATTTTTCGGGGCGTTTTATCTGTTCTTCATCAACGCTGTTTTCATCTCGCTTGCGACTTATCTGGTTTCGATGCTCCTTCGATTTCCACGGGTCGAGACCCCGGATGGGCAGACCGATGCCCAGGTAAAACGTTTCGTCGTGGGCTTTGTAGTTTTGACGATGATCCCAAGCGCTTTCATTTTCGCAAAGGTGATCCAGGACGTCAGGATCCGAAAATCCGTCGAAAGGTTCATCGATACCGAGTGCCGCACCGATGAGAGGCAAGTGCTTCAATGGGCTCTGGACGAGACGGATGGATCGAAATTCCTGAAGGTTTATATCGTTGGGCGGAAGGTTGAAGATTCCGAACGGCAACGGCTGCAGCAGGTGCTCAATACCTATCCACCCGGTGACCTGACGTTCCGACCGGTCCAATTGAATGTCTCGCCGGACGAGTTCAAACGTTTGAATCTGGACGTCGAGACGAACCTTGCGGAAAGTATGAAGCTCTTGCAGGCACGCGTGGATGATCAGGATGCGACCATTACCGAACTCCTAGGCGATCTCCATTCGATGAGCATGATCTCGGACCCGCGAAGGCGGTTCCTGGAGGACACGAAACAGTTATTTCCCGACCTTGTGAGCATCGATTGGAAAGCCCCCGAAGCTGAGGGCGAGGTGCCGGCTGCACCAACGACTTTGGAGGTCACGTTTCGTCCAGAGCTCGAAAAACCGGCGAGGCCGGGGTTGATCAATCGGATACGTGAAAGAGCGCGCGTGCTTCTCGGCGATCGGACGATAAGTGTCGTCGAGACTGTGCCCGTCACGGAAGGCGAAGAGCCTGCACCAAGCCCTAATCAGTAA